The genomic DNA TTTTATATGCTTACGGATTTAATCCATTTAAATCAATTTACATTTGACTTTTATGTAGAACTTAATTTAACCGAATGGTTATACTTCACTTATTTATTATTAGGTGTATTTTTAGCGATTTACTGTATGGTTCTTATTTTCATTAATTTAATGCACTTTACATCTAAAATGTGGCTTAACCGTGCATTAATTATCCTATTAATGTTGTTAAACGGCTTAGGCATCTACATGGGCCGCTTTTTAAGATTTCATACCGTTCATTTAATTACCAAGCGTTTCACCATCGTTCATCAAGTGGTCTCATCTCTAAATACGCAAACCATTACTTTTATTCTATTAATGGTATTACTTCAAACGGTTATTCTTATCTTTGTGAAAGGAGTTAGACTCGCAAAATGATATTTAATATTTTACTTTTACTGATTGTTATCATCGCTTTGCAACTCGTCATTGGTCATTTCTTTCATAAGATAGGATTTAGTATGAATCATAGTATATTACTTATGTTTCTTCCTTTAGGGATAGGCTTATTTCTTGTACAAGTATTTTATTATGAACGTCACTATCCTAATTGGGGAGTACCATTAAATGTTAAACTTCGATTGAAATACATGTACTTAATTACATTCTTAGAATACGTAGCCGTATATCTATGTATTTTCGTATTGAAATAATTTATAAATAAACACCCTATTGACGAATCTTGGTCGACGAATTCGTATTGAATCCTGTCCCAACTTCGATGTAATAGGGTGTTTTTATTAAATATTTTTAAATGTCGTCATAACAAAATCTCTAGCACTTTTATGGTCAACTATTGGTTTAGGATAATCCTCATCCAATGTGATACCTTCTTGTTTAAGTTTATCTTGATTTTTAAGTGGATTGTGAATCAATTTGGCCGGAACATGATCAAATTGAGGAATAAATTTCTTGATATATAATGCATCTTTATCAAAACGCTCACTTTGTCTTATTGGGTTAAACATTCTAAAATATGGAACCGCATCTGTCCCAGTTGAGGCAGACCATTGCCAACCATGTACGTTAGAAGCTGAATCAAAATCAATCAATTTTCTTCTAAAGTAATCTTCACCCCAAGTCCAATCGATAAATAAATCCTTTGTTAAAAACTGTGATACAACCATGCGCATTCTATTATGCATAAACCCAGTTTGATTTAACTCGGCCATTGCGGCATCAACTAGAGGATATCCAGTTGCGCCTTCACTCCAATGTTTAAAATCATCATTATCATAACGCCATTTTATTGATTTGTATTTATCATTGAAAGCTTCATGAGCTGTGTTTGGATATTGTGTCATAAGTACATAATAAAATTCGCGAAACATGAGCTCTCTAATAAATTGTTCCGTATTATTTTCATCTTCATCGTAACTATTTAATAATTGCGTCATAATTTGTTTAATATCAATCAAACCGTATGCTAAAACAATGCTTAATTGACTCGTTAATACTTCAGGTAAATATTCGCGATTTTCCTCATATTGTTGGATATCCTGGTCTAAAAACGTGTTCCATGAAGTTACGGCCTGCTGTTCTGACAGACCATATTTGGCATAATCCTTTTTTAATTGTTGTTGTGACTTCACACAAATCTCAGCTAACGCTTTCAATTTATAATGATACCCATCATGTTGTCTTAAACTAGAACGGTGTGCTTTATAAAAACTCGTAAAGACTTTGTAGGGTTCACCTTGCTTATTCATTGTGGCACTTGGTTTAAAATAATGATTTGCTCTTATAGTCGTAACATTAATATCGTATTTTTCAAAAGCTTTTTTTAAATGCCGAATATCATACGTTTCCAAATGATAACTCATAATATCGCCAGCAACGACAATTTCGTTTATATCATTATTTGAACAGAAGTCACCTAGTTCACTGTATTCTATTAAAAATGGTTCAATATCGTATTTTTTTAATTCTTTTAAAAATGATTGTAATACGCCATAATAAAAATTCTTTTTCTTTTCAGTACCTTCCTCATCAAATATTTCCTGAGGAACAATTAGAAAACATTGTTCAATATCATCTCGTTGTTGATTGATATATTCAAAAAGTGGATTATGATTTATTCGAAACACTCTATTGAGAATAACACCTATATTCATCGTTTCACTCCCGTATTTAATCTTCTTACTTTTTACCCATTTTCGAAAAAATTAATAGTACGGTTAGTGAATGCACATCCTAATGAAATCAATCATCTTAAACTAAACCAAGCCATTTCCAATACGTAAGGCTGAAAATAATGACCAAAATATAAGCAATGATAGTTAAAGGTATACCTGTCTTTAAGAAATCTTTAACTGTAAAAGTACCTGTACCATAAGCAAGCATGTTCTGAGGTGCACTCACTGGAAGTAAGAAACCAAAACTAATCACAAATTGTTGAATTAAGATAAAACCAATAGATTGATCACCTAAATGTAACGTAGCTGTTAGTGAAATAAAGACTGGTATTAAGGCAGATGATAAGCTAGTTGCACTTGCAAATCCTAGATGAATCAATATATTAAATAACGTAATCAATGCAATCGTAGCAATAAGTGGCATATGTTGAAGCCCCATTAATCCAAATGTTTGATCACTTAACCATTGTGCTGCACCCGTTTTTAATAGCACATTACCAAGCGAAATACCTACACCAAAGACAATAATTGTTCCCCATGGTATCGTCTTTTCAACTTCTTTCCATGTAATTACACCAATTTTTGGTGTTAACATTATTGCCAATGCGATTAAAGTAATTGATGCTGAATCAATTGGATGTAGCACTTTTTCTGTAGACCAAAAAATAAGCAATAGGACAGATATAACAATAAGACGCCATTCTCTTGCTGTTACT from Staphylococcus taiwanensis includes the following:
- a CDS encoding DUF1361 domain-containing protein, with the translated sequence MTARYIARVYFIILFTISLFETRVFNFMSLNLFLAYIPFELCLLLRLFKPHKKFEWPLFIIFGLIFVLLVPNTFYMLTDLIHLNQFTFDFYVELNLTEWLYFTYLLLGVFLAIYCMVLIFINLMHFTSKMWLNRALIILLMLLNGLGIYMGRFLRFHTVHLITKRFTIVHQVVSSLNTQTITFILLMVLLQTVILIFVKGVRLAK
- a CDS encoding deoxyribodipyrimidine photo-lyase, translating into MNIGVILNRVFRINHNPLFEYINQQRDDIEQCFLIVPQEIFDEEGTEKKKNFYYGVLQSFLKELKKYDIEPFLIEYSELGDFCSNNDINEIVVAGDIMSYHLETYDIRHLKKAFEKYDINVTTIRANHYFKPSATMNKQGEPYKVFTSFYKAHRSSLRQHDGYHYKLKALAEICVKSQQQLKKDYAKYGLSEQQAVTSWNTFLDQDIQQYEENREYLPEVLTSQLSIVLAYGLIDIKQIMTQLLNSYDEDENNTEQFIRELMFREFYYVLMTQYPNTAHEAFNDKYKSIKWRYDNDDFKHWSEGATGYPLVDAAMAELNQTGFMHNRMRMVVSQFLTKDLFIDWTWGEDYFRRKLIDFDSASNVHGWQWSASTGTDAVPYFRMFNPIRQSERFDKDALYIKKFIPQFDHVPAKLIHNPLKNQDKLKQEGITLDEDYPKPIVDHKSARDFVMTTFKNI